From Nicotiana tabacum cultivar K326 chromosome 20, ASM71507v2, whole genome shotgun sequence, one genomic window encodes:
- the LOC107787556 gene encoding uncharacterized protein LOC107787556, which translates to MAVVVGNIALLLDGTHVITPRAAVVLPDRKTKDVLLNFFVKKDPCQNQSMYTSSGFEIEKDRVNLKVGFRGKVNSKVGSVDYENLSDDENGNGFEDEGESGEEFDWEKEMRRRVKEIEEMKELEKKAEELQNRVDEEFDEEGESSEETEEEKRERVRRELEKVAKEQSERRKTAQLMFDLGQKAYGKGMYGRAIEFLEGALTIIPRPTLFGGEIQIWLAMAYEANNRHADCIDLYKQLERKHPSISIRRQAAELRYILQAPKLKISQEEMVTIPLIGSSYDSYAGTWTDKNKDKDERQSRSTTIQLPSSRDWLGDFMVWKPAVGMENSQSFWAILTIWIALVGAALFLQK; encoded by the exons ATGGCGGTAGTGGTCGGAAACATAGCACTATTACTCGACGGAACTCACGTGATCACCCCACGTGCTGCTGTCGTGTTACCAGATCGCAAAACAAAAGACGTTCTTTTGAACTTTTTTGTAAAGAAAGACCCATGTCAGAATCAAAGCATGTACACTTCTAGCGGGTTTGAAATTGAGAAAGATAGAGTAAATCTGAAAGTGGGTTTTAGAGGAAAAGTGAATTCGAAAGTGGGTTCTGTGGATTATGAGAATTTAAGTGATGATGAAAATGGAAATGGGTTTGAGGATGAAGGAGAAAGTGGAGAAGAGTTTGATTGGGAGAAAGAGATGAGGAGGAGAGTGAAGGAAATAGAAGAGATGAAGGAGTTGGAGAAGAAAGCTGAGGAGTTGCAGAATCGGGTCGATGAGGAGTTTGATGAGGAAGGTGAAAGTAGCGAAGAGACTGAGGAGGAGAAGCGGGAGAGAGTTCGAAGGGAGCTCGAAAAG GTGGCAAAAGAGCAATCTGAACGCAGAAAAACTGCTCAATTAATGTTTGATTTGGGCCAGAAGGCTTATGGGAAGGGCATGTATGGACGTGCAATAGAATTCCTCGAGGGTGCTCTTACTATCATTCCTAGACCAACCTTGTTTGGTGGAGAG ATACAAATATGGCTTGCTATGGCTTATGAAGCTAATAACCGCCATGCTGACTGCATTGATTTGTATAAGCAATTAGAAAGGAAACATCCCAGTATCAGTATCCGACGTCAAGCTGCAGAGCTTCGCTATATATTGCAAGCACCTAAGCTGAAGATATCTCAAGAAGAAATGGTTACCATACCACTAATCGGTTCTAGCTATGATAG TTATGCTGGAACATGGACTGACAAAAACAAGGACAAAGATGAAAGACAAAGTCGGTCAACAACAATTCAGCTTCCATCAAGCAGGGACTGGTTGGGGGACTTTATGGTGTGGAAACCAGCAGTTGGTATGGAGAATAGCCAATCATTCTGGGCAATTTTAACAATATGGATAGCTTTGGTTGGAGCTGCACTCTTTTTGCAAAAGTGA